Genomic DNA from Chloroflexota bacterium:
GGCGGGCCGCCGCCAGAGGCGCTGACCTCGTAATGACCAATAGGCGCCGTCGCCAACGCCTGACGCGCCGCCGCTACCGCAGCGCCTGCAGCCCCGCGCTGGGTCACGGCGCCCACGCGTGCGCCATAGTTCGCGGCGTTGCCCGCATTACTGGCAGCCACGGCTGCCATCGCTCCGTTGATGACGAAGACAGCCACGAAAACCACGATAGGAAGCGCAATGGCCGTCTCGACCAACGCCTGACCGCGCCGTTTTCTCATGAGCGCCTCTTTAGAAGTGACCGGCCACGCCGGTGATGAACGCCGAAATATTGACGCCCAATACCTTTGCCGCTGCCCAGGCAACGATGACGATGACAAGGATGGCAATAGCGTATTCGGCCAAACCCTGTCCACGTTGCCCTTGTTTCAGCATCCAAAGGGAAAATTGCTCAAACATACCAGCCTCCTTTTGGTTGTAGGGAAATACAAAAAGGCGCGTTCCGTCCAGGGAACA
This window encodes:
- a CDS encoding Flp family type IVb pilin, which codes for MFEQFSLWMLKQGQRGQGLAEYAIAILVIVIVAWAAAKVLGVNISAFITGVAGHF